From the Desulfosarcina sp. BuS5 genome, one window contains:
- the glnD gene encoding [protein-PII] uridylyltransferase: MFTIQKDFKKKKKQLIANFLKGNEPYFLNKHSDLLDDYFCECFKKSMVGPSMSINKNPYAILAIGGYGRQEQSIHSDVDLLLLFNKKIPERAEELIREILYPLWDAGLDIGHATRTIKDCLTLSGQNFEVLTSLLDARFICGMSNLYSELQIQLKNKIIVKKSKKITTWLIESNQARHMRFGDSTYLLEPNLKEGQGGLRDYHTMLWTAKIKTDLKEARDMERYGFLSYDEFQAQREALSFIWIVRNWLHYLSDRKNNQLHFEYQLKIAGLLNFSKLNGQQPVELFLSELHGHMELIKQQHLMFLYELGYTKRPKRKKTTKTRAKIEGLEIIRDRLHFSYPEAILNSPILLIKIFEESARLKIPINPEAKRFIKEFGYLVDADFRTSPSALKSFERILITYAPTFNVLNEMLNTGFLSHYLPEINGIINRIQYDEYHLYPVDKHSLRVVQTIKKFGKNEDPTNDTLCTEIYSELKNPRLLLWAALLHDIGKSETGGGHAKRGVAIAHGILNRIGYNKEGIETISFLIEEHLLLVQTATRRDIYDEETAILCGRKIQDEERLKMLYLLTVADSISTGPKAWNEWTASLLRSFFIKTINILQKGELATNEAVEIVTRKKEELLSSASKETEIEWLGDLYNVMSPRYRLYTPAEDILEHVRLYKSMEEADFVWDIKKPGDPDTRTVTTCAKDRPGLFSKIAGIFTLNDLNILDAQVYTWRNNTAIDIFKVTAPLDKIFENEKWEKAKKDLGYELSGKSDFTNRLNAKMDENRSEMLKKSNGMLNRPNKIIIDNKSSSFYTIIEVFTYDFTGLLFGITNALFKSGLDIWIAKIATNVDQVVDIFYVRDFDGLKIDSPVQMESIKKAIEEMLPNV, encoded by the coding sequence ATGTTTACGATTCAAAAAGACTTTAAAAAAAAAAAAAAGCAGCTCATTGCAAATTTTTTAAAGGGCAATGAACCATATTTTCTTAACAAGCATTCAGATCTTCTTGATGATTACTTCTGCGAATGCTTTAAAAAAAGCATGGTCGGCCCCAGCATGAGCATCAATAAAAATCCTTATGCCATATTGGCCATTGGAGGCTACGGACGTCAAGAGCAGTCCATACATTCGGACGTTGACCTTCTTTTACTTTTCAATAAAAAGATACCTGAAAGGGCTGAGGAACTGATCAGGGAAATCCTGTATCCTTTGTGGGATGCCGGTCTTGATATAGGCCATGCCACCAGAACTATAAAGGATTGCCTGACACTCTCCGGACAAAATTTTGAGGTTTTAACTTCGCTTCTGGATGCAAGATTTATATGCGGCATGTCGAATCTTTATTCAGAACTGCAGATTCAGCTAAAAAACAAAATCATTGTAAAAAAATCTAAAAAAATAACAACCTGGCTCATCGAAAGCAACCAGGCCAGACATATGCGTTTTGGCGACTCAACCTACCTTCTCGAACCTAATCTAAAGGAGGGACAGGGAGGGTTAAGAGATTATCATACCATGCTCTGGACTGCCAAAATAAAAACGGATTTAAAAGAGGCAAGAGATATGGAACGTTATGGTTTTTTGTCTTATGACGAATTTCAGGCCCAAAGAGAAGCTCTTTCATTTATATGGATAGTTAGAAACTGGCTTCATTATCTGTCAGATCGAAAAAATAATCAACTGCATTTTGAATATCAGCTAAAAATCGCCGGTCTTTTAAATTTCAGCAAGCTCAACGGGCAACAGCCGGTTGAGCTATTTTTAAGTGAGCTGCATGGACATATGGAACTTATTAAACAGCAGCATTTGATGTTCCTGTATGAATTGGGATATACAAAAAGGCCAAAAAGAAAAAAAACCACAAAAACCCGGGCAAAAATTGAAGGCCTGGAAATTATACGTGACAGGCTTCATTTCTCTTACCCGGAGGCTATTCTCAATTCGCCCATTCTTTTAATAAAAATTTTTGAAGAGAGTGCGCGTCTTAAAATTCCCATAAACCCTGAGGCAAAACGGTTTATCAAGGAATTCGGCTATCTGGTTGATGCTGACTTCAGGACTTCCCCTTCCGCTTTAAAATCATTTGAAAGAATATTAATAACATATGCGCCCACATTCAACGTATTGAATGAAATGCTTAACACTGGTTTTTTATCGCACTATCTGCCTGAAATAAATGGAATAATTAATAGAATACAGTACGACGAATATCATCTTTACCCTGTGGACAAGCACTCCTTGCGGGTTGTCCAGACAATTAAAAAGTTCGGGAAGAATGAAGATCCGACCAATGATACGTTATGTACGGAGATATACTCTGAACTAAAGAATCCCAGATTGCTCCTTTGGGCCGCCCTGCTGCACGATATAGGCAAGAGTGAAACCGGAGGCGGGCATGCTAAAAGAGGGGTGGCCATTGCACATGGAATTCTTAATCGAATCGGCTACAACAAAGAGGGCATTGAAACAATCTCTTTTTTAATTGAAGAACATCTGCTTCTTGTCCAAACAGCGACCCGAAGAGATATTTATGATGAAGAGACTGCTATATTATGCGGGCGAAAGATACAGGATGAGGAGCGTTTGAAAATGCTGTACCTGCTCACTGTTGCAGATTCGATTTCTACAGGGCCGAAAGCTTGGAACGAATGGACGGCATCACTTTTAAGAAGTTTTTTTATTAAGACGATAAACATACTTCAAAAAGGTGAGCTTGCAACAAATGAAGCCGTGGAGATTGTGACCCGAAAAAAAGAAGAGTTGCTCTCTTCAGCCTCAAAGGAGACTGAAATAGAATGGCTTGGTGATCTGTACAATGTCATGTCGCCCAGATATAGGCTATATACGCCTGCCGAAGATATCCTGGAGCATGTGCGTCTTTACAAAAGCATGGAGGAAGCTGATTTTGTTTGGGATATAAAAAAGCCCGGGGACCCTGATACAAGAACAGTAACGACTTGCGCCAAAGACCGGCCCGGTTTGTTTTCAAAGATTGCCGGGATATTTACTTTAAACGATTTGAATATTCTTGATGCCCAAGTATACACATGGCGTAATAATACAGCGATAGATATTTTCAAGGTAACAGCGCCTCTGGATAAGATTTTTGAAAATGAAAAATGGGAGAAAGCCAAAAAAGACCTGGGCTATGAATTATCCGGCAAAAGCGATTTTACAAACAGGCTGAATGCGAAAATGGATGAAAATCGTTCTGAAATGCTAAAAAAATCTAACGGTATGCTCAACAGGCCCAATAAAATAATAATCGATAATAAAAGCTCAAGTTTTTATACAATCATCGAGGTTTTTACTTATGATTTCACCGGATTGTTATTCGGCATCACAAATGCTCTCTTCAAGAGCGGTCTCGATATATGGATAGCTAAAATCGCCACAAACGTGGATCAGGTGGTTGATATTTTCTATGTAAGGGATTTTGACGGATTAAAGATCGACTCACCCGTTCAGATGGAAAGTATAAAAAAGGCCATAGAAGAAATGCTACCGAATGTATAA
- a CDS encoding ammonium transporter — MKFRSMFLAAIATLIPFSSAFAEKDVLNTGDTSWMFVSTALVMVMTPAGLALFYGGMSKYKNLLNTIAMTFVAYCLASIIWVMWGYTLSFGSDKAGLIGGFDSLEGSIPAYTFILFQMTFACITVALVLGSIVDRMKFSAWIIFTILWITFIYCPVAHWVWGGGWMGTLGALYFAGGTVVHINAGVAGLVLAIVIGKRIGYGKEAMFPSSVTLTALGAALLWFGWFGFNAGSALAADGIAASAFLVTNTSAAIGALAWMFAEWCHTKKPRVLGIASGVVAGLVAITPAAGFVNLSAALIIGLVAGVFGFYSVVILKHRLGYDDSLDAFGVHGMCGAWGALATGLFVNPAITEGASGLFYGNPKQLWIQIISIAATAAFTAVGTIIVIYVTRFLTGGLRVDKDSEIEGLDNSIHGERAFEITF, encoded by the coding sequence ATGAAATTTAGAAGTATGTTTTTAGCAGCTATTGCAACACTGATCCCTTTTTCTTCGGCTTTTGCCGAAAAGGATGTGTTAAACACCGGGGATACTTCATGGATGTTTGTCTCCACAGCGCTTGTAATGGTTATGACGCCGGCCGGTCTTGCTCTTTTTTATGGTGGCATGTCAAAGTATAAAAACCTTTTAAACACCATTGCAATGACTTTTGTTGCATATTGCCTGGCAAGTATCATCTGGGTGATGTGGGGTTATACGCTTTCATTCGGTTCGGATAAAGCTGGCCTTATAGGAGGCTTTGACAGCCTTGAAGGCTCTATTCCTGCTTATACATTTATCCTGTTTCAGATGACATTTGCGTGCATCACCGTAGCCCTCGTGCTTGGTTCCATAGTCGACCGGATGAAATTTTCAGCATGGATTATCTTTACAATTTTATGGATAACTTTTATATATTGTCCCGTAGCACATTGGGTATGGGGTGGAGGATGGATGGGCACTCTGGGTGCTCTCTATTTTGCAGGAGGAACTGTTGTCCACATAAACGCAGGTGTTGCAGGCCTTGTCCTTGCCATAGTTATAGGAAAACGTATAGGCTATGGTAAAGAAGCCATGTTCCCGTCCAGCGTAACCTTGACGGCACTTGGCGCTGCGCTTTTATGGTTCGGCTGGTTCGGATTTAACGCAGGCAGCGCACTAGCCGCTGACGGGATAGCGGCTTCCGCTTTTCTGGTAACCAATACCTCGGCAGCTATTGGAGCCCTTGCGTGGATGTTCGCAGAATGGTGTCATACAAAAAAGCCCAGGGTGCTGGGTATTGCATCCGGAGTCGTGGCAGGACTTGTTGCAATAACGCCGGCCGCCGGATTTGTGAATCTATCGGCCGCTTTGATAATAGGTCTGGTTGCCGGAGTGTTCGGTTTTTATTCTGTTGTAATTCTCAAACACAGGCTCGGTTATGATGATTCACTCGATGCATTCGGGGTGCATGGCATGTGCGGCGCCTGGGGCGCCTTGGCAACCGGGCTTTTTGTCAACCCTGCTATTACCGAAGGTGCATCCGGATTGTTTTATGGAAATCCAAAACAGCTATGGATTCAAATTATTTCTATCGCAGCCACAGCCGCCTTTACAGCTGTCGGCACAATTATAGTAATCTATGTAACTCGCTTTTTAACCGGAGGCCTTAGAGTCGATAAGGATAGTGAAATAGAAGGCCTTGATAATTCAATTCACGGAGAGAGAGCATTTGAAATAACATTTTAA
- a CDS encoding P-II family nitrogen regulator gives MKKVEAIIKPFKLDDVKEALNEIGIQGMTISEVKGYGRQKGHKEIYRGAEYVVDFIPKIKIEIIVDAPAADQVVETIQKAANTGKIGDGKIFILPVEDVLRVRTGEKGKNAI, from the coding sequence ATGAAGAAGGTTGAAGCTATTATAAAACCTTTCAAACTTGATGATGTAAAAGAGGCTCTGAATGAGATTGGCATACAGGGTATGACCATATCCGAAGTAAAAGGTTACGGCAGACAGAAAGGTCACAAGGAGATTTATAGAGGAGCCGAATATGTGGTCGATTTTATACCTAAAATTAAAATTGAAATAATAGTCGATGCTCCTGCTGCAGACCAGGTTGTGGAGACAATTCAAAAAGCGGCAAACACAGGAAAAATCGGGGATGGAAAAATTTTTATTCTTCCGGTTGAAGATGTCCTGAGAGTGCGAACCGGAGAAAAAGGCAAAAATGCGATATAA